In Saccharothrix syringae, the following are encoded in one genomic region:
- a CDS encoding ABC transporter ATP-binding protein, with product MSKGEALLAGDGLVLAHHDRTVVEDVSLHLRAGAVTALVGPNGSGKSTVLRSLARLHKPKQGRIRVGDRAVWGHAALSGKEFARNVTLLTQQRPTPSGVSVRDVVSYGRYPYRSGWRGVDLEGNAAITRAMELTGVAPMAHRGVDELSGGELQRVWLASCLAQQTSVLLLDEPTNHLDLRYQVEVLDVVRDLANDHGVAVGVVLHDLDHAAVVADEVVLLAEGRVVAAGAVRDVLTAEHLSRAYGITVHVADDPVTGAVHCRPVGRHTPRPTA from the coding sequence ATGTCCAAGGGAGAGGCGCTGCTGGCCGGTGACGGCCTGGTCCTCGCGCACCACGACCGCACCGTCGTGGAAGACGTCTCGCTGCACCTGCGCGCCGGCGCGGTGACCGCGCTCGTCGGCCCCAACGGCTCCGGCAAGTCCACCGTGCTGCGCTCCCTGGCCCGCCTCCACAAGCCGAAGCAGGGCCGGATCCGCGTCGGGGACCGCGCGGTCTGGGGCCACGCCGCCCTGTCCGGCAAGGAGTTCGCCCGCAACGTCACCCTGCTGACCCAGCAGCGCCCCACCCCGTCGGGCGTCTCGGTCCGCGACGTCGTCTCCTACGGCCGCTACCCCTACCGCTCCGGCTGGCGCGGCGTGGACCTGGAGGGCAACGCCGCCATCACCCGCGCCATGGAGCTGACCGGGGTCGCGCCGATGGCGCACCGGGGCGTCGACGAGCTGTCCGGCGGCGAGCTGCAGCGCGTCTGGCTCGCCTCCTGCCTGGCGCAGCAGACCTCCGTGCTGCTGCTCGACGAACCCACCAACCACCTCGACCTGCGCTACCAGGTCGAGGTCCTGGACGTGGTCCGCGACCTGGCGAACGACCACGGCGTGGCGGTCGGCGTGGTCCTGCACGACCTCGACCACGCCGCGGTCGTCGCGGACGAGGTGGTCCTGCTGGCGGAGGGCCGCGTGGTCGCCGCGGGCGCGGTGCGCGACGTGCTGACCGCCGAGCACCTCTCCCGCGCCTACGGCATCACCGTGCACGTCGCCGACGACCCGGTCACCGGCGCGGTCCACTGCCGCCCCGTCGGGCGCCACACGCCCCGACCCACCGCCTGA
- a CDS encoding AfsR/SARP family transcriptional regulator, with protein MTEGDVRYRVLGPVAAYLDDEPVRLGGPQQRAVLAALLLNANRVVSEEQLIGATWEGEPPASARGRLQVRVWELRKLIGRDAIVRRSPGYLVRVEPGRLDLQVFADEVAAARADLAAGRVDAGVARLRAALALWEGPVLGGATEVLVDREARPLEERRLAALEELFDAELRAGRHAAVVGELRRLGAEHPFRERLQAAVMLALHRSGRTSEALAAYAQTRRRFAEELGIEPGPTLRDLHVQVLQGGAPAPGPTPPPAPDPAPAPVPAPAQLPHDVRGFTGRAAELSRLDEPGIWVISGPAGVGKTALAVHWARGARDRFPDGQLHVDLRGFDADHEPVPPAVALAQLLRALGHQRLPSDVDELTSLYRTALADRRVLVLLDNARDAGQVLPLLPPSGVVLVTSRHRLGDLVVRAGARPLPLAALPAGDSRALLADLLGAAPADEGPLDELAALCGHLPLALRIAAANLQVAPRPRVADLVAVLRGGALAGLTVDGAEESALTRAFDVSYRALPEPQQRLFRLLGLVPGPDFTPAAAAALLDVPVAQAGRLLARLAAAHLVEQHAPGRYRFHDLVRDHARALGADEGGWDRLVAFHLAAADAVDRHFSRRPLRLPRRPAPGPPDEVAFGSSAEAVAWLEAEHRNLTAVLRQAAVRGPHPVAWYLADVIRSVFLHRGLRAEWLEVAFPVLEAARGVPRVEAMVLRGIGAACVHLGRRDEAVRHLEAALEAHRRADWPEGEAATVNSLGIALLASGRFAEARGLFTRSLGTGTRTDEMMVRNNLGFVHRLLGEPDTALAHLDRALAIAVADGSRWGEAVARVNLGYVLRARGDLAGARGHLVAACALHRRLGNLYGEASALVALSAVDLDEGDADAARAAAEQALAVARREENRETEIGALTALGRAEAAHPHPTYPHPRPAEPPTHPRPRPHPRPRPRSAEPTHPHPTGPAETHLRQALALARRWGSAWQVAEVLLALSATTSDPAPAEEALAISRTTGLRPLHPHLTP; from the coding sequence GTGACCGAAGGGGACGTGCGCTACCGGGTGTTGGGCCCGGTGGCCGCGTACCTCGACGACGAGCCGGTGCGGCTCGGCGGGCCCCAGCAGCGCGCCGTGCTCGCCGCGCTGCTGCTCAACGCCAACCGCGTGGTCTCCGAGGAGCAGCTGATCGGCGCCACCTGGGAGGGCGAGCCGCCGGCCAGCGCCCGGGGCCGGCTCCAGGTGCGCGTGTGGGAGCTGCGCAAGCTCATCGGCCGGGACGCGATCGTGCGCCGGTCGCCGGGCTACCTCGTCCGCGTCGAACCGGGGCGGCTCGACCTCCAGGTGTTCGCCGACGAGGTCGCGGCGGCCCGCGCCGACCTGGCCGCGGGGCGGGTGGACGCCGGCGTCGCGCGCCTGCGGGCGGCCCTCGCGCTGTGGGAAGGACCGGTGCTGGGCGGCGCCACCGAGGTCCTGGTGGACCGGGAGGCCCGGCCGCTGGAGGAACGGCGGCTGGCCGCCCTGGAGGAGCTGTTCGACGCCGAGCTGCGGGCCGGGCGGCACGCGGCCGTCGTCGGCGAGCTGCGCCGGCTGGGCGCGGAGCACCCGTTCCGCGAACGCCTCCAGGCCGCCGTGATGCTCGCCCTGCACCGCTCGGGCCGCACGTCCGAGGCGCTGGCGGCGTACGCGCAGACGCGGCGCAGGTTCGCCGAGGAGCTGGGCATCGAACCCGGGCCCACCCTGCGCGACCTGCACGTCCAGGTGCTCCAGGGCGGCGCCCCCGCCCCCGGACCGACCCCGCCGCCCGCCCCTGACCCGGCCCCCGCCCCCGTCCCGGCCCCCGCCCAGCTGCCGCACGACGTGCGCGGCTTCACCGGGCGCGCGGCGGAGCTGTCCCGCCTGGACGAACCGGGCATCTGGGTGATCAGCGGCCCGGCGGGCGTCGGCAAGACCGCGCTGGCCGTGCACTGGGCGCGCGGCGCCCGCGACCGCTTCCCCGACGGCCAGCTCCACGTGGACCTGCGCGGCTTCGACGCCGACCACGAGCCCGTGCCGCCCGCCGTCGCCCTGGCCCAGCTGCTGCGCGCCCTGGGCCACCAGCGCCTGCCGTCCGACGTGGACGAGCTGACCTCGCTCTACCGGACCGCCCTGGCCGACCGGCGGGTGCTGGTGCTGCTGGACAACGCGCGCGACGCCGGGCAGGTGCTGCCGCTGCTGCCGCCGTCCGGCGTGGTCCTGGTGACCAGCCGCCACCGGCTCGGCGACCTGGTCGTGCGGGCGGGCGCCCGACCGCTGCCGCTGGCCGCGCTGCCCGCCGGCGACTCCCGCGCCCTGCTCGCGGACCTGCTCGGCGCGGCCCCGGCCGACGAGGGCCCGCTGGACGAGCTGGCCGCCCTGTGCGGGCACCTGCCGCTGGCCCTGCGCATCGCCGCGGCCAACCTCCAGGTCGCGCCCCGGCCGCGGGTGGCGGACCTGGTGGCCGTGCTGCGCGGGGGCGCGCTGGCGGGCCTGACCGTGGACGGCGCCGAGGAGAGCGCGCTGACCAGGGCGTTCGACGTGTCCTACCGGGCGCTGCCCGAGCCGCAGCAACGCCTGTTCCGGCTGCTCGGCCTGGTGCCCGGCCCGGACTTCACCCCGGCCGCGGCCGCCGCGCTGCTGGACGTGCCGGTCGCGCAGGCGGGGCGCCTGCTGGCCCGGCTCGCCGCCGCGCACCTGGTCGAGCAGCACGCGCCGGGCCGCTACCGCTTCCACGACCTGGTGCGCGACCACGCCCGCGCGCTGGGCGCCGACGAGGGCGGGTGGGACCGCCTGGTGGCGTTCCACCTGGCCGCCGCGGACGCGGTGGACCGGCACTTCAGCCGCCGCCCGCTGCGGCTGCCCCGCCGTCCCGCGCCCGGACCGCCCGACGAGGTCGCGTTCGGCTCGTCCGCGGAGGCCGTGGCGTGGCTGGAGGCCGAGCACCGCAACCTGACCGCCGTGCTGCGGCAGGCCGCGGTGCGGGGCCCGCACCCGGTGGCGTGGTACCTGGCCGACGTGATCCGCTCGGTGTTCCTGCACCGCGGGCTGCGCGCGGAGTGGCTGGAGGTCGCGTTCCCGGTGCTGGAGGCGGCCCGCGGGGTGCCGCGCGTCGAGGCGATGGTGCTGCGGGGCATCGGGGCGGCGTGCGTGCACCTGGGGCGGCGCGACGAGGCGGTGCGGCACCTGGAGGCCGCGCTGGAGGCGCACCGCCGGGCCGACTGGCCGGAGGGCGAGGCGGCGACGGTCAACAGCCTCGGCATCGCGCTGCTGGCGTCCGGGCGGTTCGCCGAGGCGCGCGGGCTGTTCACCCGCTCCCTGGGCACGGGCACGCGCACCGACGAGATGATGGTGCGCAACAACCTGGGCTTCGTGCACCGCCTGCTCGGCGAGCCGGACACCGCCCTGGCGCACCTGGACCGCGCGCTGGCGATCGCCGTCGCGGACGGGTCGCGGTGGGGCGAGGCCGTGGCCCGGGTGAACCTCGGGTACGTGCTGCGGGCGCGCGGCGACCTGGCGGGCGCGCGGGGGCACCTGGTCGCCGCCTGCGCCCTGCACCGCCGCCTGGGCAACCTCTACGGCGAGGCGTCGGCCCTGGTCGCGCTGAGCGCCGTGGACCTCGACGAGGGCGACGCCGACGCGGCCCGCGCGGCCGCCGAGCAGGCCCTGGCCGTCGCGCGCCGCGAGGAGAACCGCGAAACCGAGATCGGCGCCCTGACCGCCCTGGGCCGAGCCGAGGCCGCCCATCCCCACCCCACCTACCCCCACCCCCGCCCCGCCGAGCCGCCCACCCACCCCCGCCCACGCCCCCACCCCCGCCCACGCCCCCGCTCCGCGGAGCCCACCCACCCCCACCCCACCGGCCCAGCCGAAACCCACCTCCGCCAAGCCCTGGCCCTGGCCCGCCGCTGGGGCTCAGCGTGGCAGGTGGCCGAGGTCCTGCTGGCCCTGAGCGCCACCACCTCCGACCCGGCGCCGGCCGAGGAGGCCCTGGCCATCTCCCGCACCACCGGCCTCCGCCCCCTCCACCCCCACCTCACCCCCTAA
- a CDS encoding SRPBCC family protein, giving the protein MPRLQPVDEDFFTTAPRRRAYVLELPVSPERVWRGLTASNPLWWCRLLSVEHTSPRPFGVGTTRRASVLGVLRMRERFFRWERGRQSFWAESANLPVFRRFAEDYLVEPSAGGCRFTWTFAWEPVVRGGDRVNAAVFGSLVADTRRHFGG; this is encoded by the coding sequence GTGCCCCGCTTGCAGCCCGTCGACGAGGACTTCTTCACCACGGCACCCCGGCGCCGCGCGTACGTGCTGGAGCTGCCCGTGTCACCCGAACGCGTGTGGCGCGGGCTGACCGCCTCCAACCCGCTGTGGTGGTGCCGGTTGCTCTCCGTGGAGCACACCTCGCCCCGGCCCTTCGGGGTCGGCACGACGCGGCGGGCGTCGGTGCTGGGGGTGCTGCGGATGCGGGAGCGGTTCTTCCGGTGGGAGCGGGGGCGGCAGTCGTTCTGGGCGGAGTCGGCGAACCTGCCGGTGTTCCGGCGGTTCGCGGAGGACTACCTGGTGGAGCCCTCGGCCGGCGGGTGCCGGTTCACCTGGACCTTCGCGTGGGAGCCGGTGGTGCGGGGCGGGGACCGGGTGAACGCGGCGGTGTTCGGCTCGCTGGTGGCGGACACGCGGCGGCACTTCGGCGGGTGA
- a CDS encoding ABC transporter substrate-binding protein produces MRLSTPALVAAAVLLSACGTTEAPTAPTAQSAGGPVTVTDARGKEVKLDAPAQKVVTLEWAETEMVASLGVMPVGAADTTGYKAWDSVAPLDDSVKDVGKRNEPSVDSIVALDPDVVIMPEGRDATLADQLEKYVPVIVTEASDASRNLDRLRGDLGLVAKALGKTSEGDALLAEMDKALADGKKAVADKGAGGTPFVAADGWLEGSTVNIRPFGKGSLVSDTAEAVGLENAWTGEVDPQWGLGATDVEGMTAITDPKTVLFYSASEDDVFTTGLAQNPVWQRLPFVTSGKVVKLAPGTWTFGGPRSVVHIAEQVVKAVTA; encoded by the coding sequence ATGCGCTTGTCCACCCCTGCCCTCGTCGCGGCGGCCGTGCTGCTGTCCGCCTGCGGCACCACCGAGGCGCCGACCGCCCCGACCGCGCAGAGCGCCGGCGGGCCGGTCACCGTGACCGACGCCCGCGGCAAGGAGGTCAAGCTCGACGCGCCCGCGCAGAAGGTCGTCACGCTGGAGTGGGCCGAGACCGAGATGGTCGCCTCACTGGGTGTCATGCCGGTGGGTGCCGCGGACACCACCGGCTACAAGGCGTGGGACTCGGTGGCGCCGCTCGACGACAGCGTCAAGGACGTCGGCAAGCGCAACGAGCCCAGCGTCGACTCGATCGTCGCGCTCGACCCGGACGTGGTGATCATGCCCGAGGGCCGCGACGCCACGCTGGCCGACCAGCTGGAGAAGTACGTCCCGGTGATCGTCACCGAGGCCAGCGACGCGAGCCGCAACCTCGACCGCCTGCGCGGCGACCTCGGCCTGGTCGCCAAGGCCCTCGGCAAGACCTCCGAGGGCGACGCGCTGCTGGCCGAGATGGACAAGGCGCTCGCCGACGGCAAGAAGGCCGTGGCCGACAAGGGCGCCGGGGGCACGCCGTTCGTGGCCGCCGACGGCTGGCTGGAGGGCAGCACGGTCAACATCCGCCCGTTCGGCAAGGGCTCGCTGGTCTCCGACACCGCCGAGGCCGTCGGCCTGGAGAACGCCTGGACGGGCGAGGTCGACCCGCAGTGGGGCCTGGGCGCCACCGACGTCGAGGGCATGACCGCGATCACCGACCCGAAGACCGTCCTGTTCTACAGCGCCTCCGAGGACGACGTGTTCACCACCGGCCTCGCGCAGAACCCGGTGTGGCAGCGGCTGCCGTTCGTGACCTCCGGCAAGGTGGTCAAGCTGGCGCCCGGCACGTGGACCTTCGGCGGTCCCCGGTCGGTCGTGCACATCGCCGAGCAGGTCGTGAAGGCCGTCACCGCCTGA
- a CDS encoding alpha/beta fold hydrolase: MRALNVGPSGIEIAYERLGDPAAPPVLLVMGAGAQLVNWPDGFCRELVDRGAQVIRFDNRDAGRSTHFPDAPVPDFAAAAAGDLSSVSYTLEDLAADTVGLLDELGIGTAHVVGASMGGMIAQAVAIGYPDRVRSLTSVMSTTGAPGVGEPDFSLFAGLGPPPADRASFVDWYVRSTGLAASPAFAFDEAEVAERGGLMHDRGYDPLGMQRQGIAVVATGDRTAGLRALRVPTLVLHGSADRVCDVSGGRATAAAVPGAELVVLEGMGHNLPRELWSVIAGHVMRLVDRVEAA; this comes from the coding sequence ATGAGAGCGTTGAACGTCGGCCCGTCCGGGATCGAGATCGCGTACGAACGGCTCGGCGACCCCGCCGCGCCACCGGTCCTGCTGGTCATGGGCGCCGGGGCGCAGCTCGTCAACTGGCCGGACGGCTTCTGCCGCGAGCTGGTCGACCGGGGCGCGCAGGTGATCCGGTTTGACAACCGCGACGCCGGCCGGTCGACCCACTTCCCCGACGCGCCCGTGCCGGACTTCGCCGCCGCCGCGGCCGGTGACCTCTCGTCGGTGTCCTACACCCTGGAGGACCTGGCGGCCGACACCGTCGGCCTGCTCGACGAGCTGGGGATCGGCACCGCGCACGTCGTCGGCGCCTCGATGGGCGGGATGATCGCCCAGGCGGTCGCGATCGGGTACCCGGACCGGGTGCGCTCGCTGACCTCGGTGATGAGCACCACGGGCGCGCCCGGCGTGGGCGAGCCGGACTTCTCCCTGTTCGCGGGGCTGGGCCCGCCGCCTGCGGACCGGGCGTCCTTCGTCGACTGGTACGTGCGCTCGACCGGGCTCGCCGCGTCACCGGCCTTCGCGTTCGACGAGGCCGAGGTGGCCGAGCGGGGCGGGCTGATGCACGACCGGGGCTACGACCCCCTCGGCATGCAGCGGCAGGGCATCGCCGTGGTGGCGACCGGCGACCGCACGGCGGGGCTGCGCGCGCTGCGGGTGCCCACCCTGGTGCTGCACGGCTCCGCCGACCGCGTGTGCGACGTCAGCGGCGGGCGCGCCACGGCGGCGGCCGTGCCCGGCGCGGAGCTGGTGGTGCTGGAGGGCATGGGCCACAACCTGCCGCGCGAGCTGTGGTCGGTGATCGCCGGGCACGTCATGAGGCTGGTCGACCGCGTCGAGGCCGCCTGA
- a CDS encoding terpene synthase family protein: MQPFQLPDFYLPHPARLNPNLERARAHARAWARDMDMIDVPQHGTVIWTGHDLDSHDYALLCAYTHPDASADDLDLVTDWYVWVFYFDDHFVELYKRNPDLAGAKAHLDRLPLFMPVDGAITEEPANPVEKGLKDLWERTVPAHSPDWRRRFAENTEHLLDESMWELLNISEGRLANPVEYVEMRRKVGGAPWSANLVEHVTGMEVPARIALSRPMGVLRDTFADAVHLRNDLFSYEREVLDEGELSNGVLVLEKFLDIPTQEAAEAVNDLLTSRLHQFEHTAVTEVPPLLDEHGVDPAGRLAVLAYVKGLQDWQSGGHEWHARSSRYMNEGAVTTPVLGGPTGLGTSSLRSLVATAPQRLRAFTHVPFEPVPPIRVPDMRMPYPTRVNPHRRAAGEHSLEWSRDMGFFDDVPRVWTEEKARGHDVALCAAVMDPRATRGQLDLSADWLAWRTYGDDYYPAAFGRTPDPVAAKAATERLKQLMPLEGAAPVTPVTPLERGLADLWRRTAVRLPPPRREELRGNVSAMLDSWLWELHGHRLNRIPDPIDYVEMRRHTFGSKLTMGLTAAGGAAVPPEVLRTRTVRNLENAAADYGWMVNDLFSYRKEVQYEGELHNLVLVVRNFLDVDLDRALQVVHDLQTARMRQFEHVVDVELPALVAELGLDRRAREALSGYATALQDWMAAMLEWHRRTYRYGDDALEEHHRPRVVAPPSLPGPTGLGTASTRILVNKG; the protein is encoded by the coding sequence ATGCAGCCGTTCCAGTTGCCGGACTTCTACCTGCCCCACCCGGCGCGGCTGAACCCGAACCTCGAACGCGCGCGCGCCCACGCGAGGGCCTGGGCGCGCGACATGGACATGATCGACGTCCCGCAGCACGGCACCGTGATCTGGACCGGGCACGACCTCGACTCGCACGACTACGCCCTGCTCTGCGCCTACACCCACCCCGACGCCTCGGCCGACGACCTGGACCTGGTCACCGACTGGTACGTGTGGGTCTTCTACTTCGACGACCACTTCGTCGAGCTCTACAAGCGCAACCCCGACCTCGCGGGCGCCAAGGCGCACCTGGACCGGCTCCCGCTGTTCATGCCGGTCGACGGCGCCATCACCGAGGAGCCCGCCAACCCGGTCGAGAAGGGCCTCAAGGACCTCTGGGAGCGCACCGTCCCCGCCCACTCGCCCGACTGGCGCCGCCGGTTCGCCGAGAACACCGAGCACCTGCTCGACGAGTCGATGTGGGAGCTGCTCAACATCTCCGAGGGCCGCCTGGCCAACCCGGTCGAGTACGTCGAGATGCGCCGCAAGGTCGGCGGCGCGCCGTGGTCGGCGAACCTGGTCGAGCACGTCACCGGCATGGAGGTGCCCGCCCGCATCGCCCTGTCGCGGCCGATGGGCGTGCTGCGCGACACCTTCGCCGACGCCGTCCACCTGCGCAACGACCTGTTCTCCTACGAGCGCGAGGTGCTGGACGAGGGCGAGCTGAGCAACGGCGTGCTCGTGCTGGAGAAGTTCCTCGACATCCCCACCCAGGAGGCCGCCGAGGCGGTCAACGACCTGCTCACCTCGCGCCTGCACCAGTTCGAGCACACCGCGGTCACCGAGGTGCCGCCGCTGCTCGACGAGCACGGCGTGGACCCGGCGGGCCGGCTCGCCGTGCTCGCGTACGTCAAGGGCCTGCAGGACTGGCAGTCCGGCGGCCACGAGTGGCACGCCCGCTCCAGCCGCTACATGAACGAGGGCGCGGTCACCACCCCGGTGCTGGGCGGCCCCACCGGCCTGGGCACCTCGTCGCTGCGCTCGCTGGTCGCCACCGCGCCGCAGCGGCTGCGCGCCTTCACCCACGTGCCGTTCGAGCCGGTGCCGCCGATCCGGGTGCCCGACATGCGCATGCCCTACCCGACCAGGGTCAACCCGCACCGGCGGGCGGCGGGGGAGCACAGCCTGGAGTGGAGCCGGGACATGGGCTTCTTCGACGACGTGCCGCGCGTCTGGACCGAGGAGAAGGCCCGCGGCCACGACGTGGCGCTGTGCGCGGCGGTCATGGACCCGCGCGCCACGCGCGGGCAGCTCGACCTGTCCGCGGACTGGCTGGCCTGGCGCACCTACGGCGACGACTACTACCCGGCCGCGTTCGGCCGCACCCCGGACCCGGTCGCGGCGAAGGCCGCCACCGAGCGCCTGAAGCAGCTGATGCCGCTGGAGGGCGCGGCGCCCGTCACCCCGGTGACCCCGCTGGAGCGCGGCCTGGCCGACCTGTGGCGCCGCACCGCCGTCCGGCTGCCCCCGCCCCGCCGCGAGGAGCTGCGCGGGAACGTGTCCGCGATGCTGGACTCCTGGCTGTGGGAGCTGCACGGCCACCGGCTCAACCGCATCCCCGACCCGATCGACTACGTGGAGATGCGCCGTCACACGTTCGGGTCGAAGCTCACCATGGGCCTGACCGCGGCGGGCGGCGCGGCCGTGCCGCCGGAGGTCCTCCGCACCCGGACCGTGCGGAACCTGGAGAACGCCGCCGCCGACTACGGGTGGATGGTCAACGACCTGTTCTCCTACCGCAAGGAGGTCCAGTACGAGGGCGAGCTGCACAACCTCGTGCTGGTGGTGCGCAACTTCCTCGACGTCGACCTCGACCGCGCGCTGCAGGTGGTGCACGACCTCCAGACCGCGCGGATGCGGCAGTTCGAGCACGTCGTGGACGTCGAGCTGCCCGCCCTGGTCGCCGAACTCGGCCTGGACCGCAGGGCGCGCGAGGCCCTGTCCGGGTACGCCACCGCCCTCCAGGACTGGATGGCGGCGATGCTGGAGTGGCACCGCCGGACCTACCGCTACGGCGACGACGCCCTGGAGGAGCACCACCGGCCGCGGGTCGTCGCGCCCCCGTCGCTGCCCGGTCCCACCGGTCTCGGCACCGCGTCCACGCGCATCCTGGTGAACAAAGGGTGA